The DNA segment AACATGGTCTACTACCCGCGCGCGAAGGTCGGTCCGCTCTTCCGGCAGTATTTCGGTTATGGCCGCGGCCGCGCAAAGAACATCCTCAAGCATCGCGCCATGCCCGGCTTGCGACAGATGCTGCCGCTGGCGGTCGCGCCCGTGGCGGTCGGGGCACTGCTTGCGGTCGTCAACTGGATCGCCGTCATTCCGTTCGGCGTCTGGGCTGTCGCGTGCCTCGGTTATGGCGCATGGATGGCGCTCGGCCAGCGAAATCCCTATGGGCCGCTGGCCGCGGTCTCGGCAATGGTCATGCACCTCGCCTGGTCCGCCGGCTTCTGGCGCGAGCTTCTCGACTTGCGACGGTTTCGGGTGACCCCATGATGGCCGCAATCAACCAAACCTCACAGAATCCGATGCGGATCGATATCGCCGTCTGCACCTTTCGGCGGCCGGAGGTAGTCCAGACGCTCCGTTCGCTCGCGGCAATCACCGTGCCCGAGAGGGCCGTGATCCGTATCATCGTCGCAGACAATGACGTCGAACCGACCGCAAAGCCTCACGTCGAGGCCCTCCGCGCGGAGATGCCTTTCGACATTACCTATGTCCATTGCCCGGCGTCGAACATCTCGCTCGCGCGCAATGCCTGCCTTGACAGCAGCACAGGCGATTTTCTCGCCTTCATCGACGACGATGAGACCGCTTCGAAAGAGTGGTTGACCGCCCTCCTGGAAGCGGCGCGAGCGACCGGCGCCGAGGCGGTTCTGGGCCCCGTCCGTGCGGGCTACGACTCGTCGGCGCCCGCGTGGATGCGCCGCGGCGATTTTCATTCGACGCGGCCGGTATGGGTCGCTGGTGAAATTCGCACCGGCTATACCTGTAACGTTCTGCTGAACCTCGGAGCTCCGGCGGTGATTGGCCGTCGCTT comes from the Sinorhizobium garamanticum genome and includes:
- a CDS encoding glycosyltransferase, with product MMAAINQTSQNPMRIDIAVCTFRRPEVVQTLRSLAAITVPERAVIRIIVADNDVEPTAKPHVEALRAEMPFDITYVHCPASNISLARNACLDSSTGDFLAFIDDDETASKEWLTALLEAARATGAEAVLGPVRAGYDSSAPAWMRRGDFHSTRPVWVAGEIRTGYTCNVLLNLGAPAVIGRRFKLALGKSGGEDTDFFAAVHDAGGTIAFASEAWVHEPVPENRASLSWLSKRRFRSGQTHGRLLMEKSNRSRQPWNLALASAKSAYCSLATLLFLPSPVHRYRFALRAIMHAGVVSGLLGHKELEQYGATEVTSQ